A genomic stretch from Arachis stenosperma cultivar V10309 chromosome 3, arast.V10309.gnm1.PFL2, whole genome shotgun sequence includes:
- the LOC130966395 gene encoding uncharacterized protein LOC130966395: protein MKDPGSFQIPCIIGDISIEKALCDLGASINLMSLAMMKRMRIEEAKPTRIVLQLADRTFKFPHGVVEDLLVKVGEFIFPADFVVLHMEEEANTSIILGRPFLAIARAIIDVQKGELVLRLHEEKMVFNVFKAMSYPRESIGECMMVDTMEKLV from the coding sequence ATGAAAGACCCTGGGAGCTTTcaaatcccctgcatcataggggataTTAGCATTGAAAAAGCATTATGTGATCTGGGAGCTAGCATCAACCTCATGTCCTTGGCCATGATGAAAAGAATGAGAATTGAGGAggccaaaccaacaagaataGTACTTCAATTAGCTGATAGAACATTCAAGTTTCCTCATGGAGTGGTGGAGGACTTGTTGGTTAAGGTGGGTGAGTTCATcttcccagctgattttgtggtaCTTCATATGGAGGAAGAGGCTAACACATCAATCATACTAGGGAGACCATTCTTAGCCATAGCTAGAGCTATAATTGATGTGCAAAAGGGAGAGTTGGTCCTGAGATTACATGAAGAAAAGATGGTGTTCAATGTTTTCAAAGCAATGAGCTACCCTAGGGAATCCATTGGTGAATGCATGATGGTGGACACAATGGAGAAGCTAGTTTAA